In one Betta splendens chromosome 14, fBetSpl5.4, whole genome shotgun sequence genomic region, the following are encoded:
- the mepcea gene encoding 7SK snRNA methylphosphate capping enzyme: protein MSVDEDTVKIGSPQASSSASLQLSDCTGSFSNISVMVEATAPTPDFAAACPVPGTTASPKQASATDTLTHTNKAGERPRGTENNINRRNSIQHSKQPQQTKLAKRRNTANSSFKHPAYGKRRRRANSESDSVLPTNFLLGGNIFDPLNLNSLLDEDVNRALNAETPKSSPLPAKSRDPVEILIPRDITDPLNLNSGIADSSFLALPYKSGGRKRHRNRHHGGGGGSSGISTSQINLSELGKSEVKMDTSTLPSSVVESCSALDVSKESDSFSSGTGNSHEHSADTSASCREPVTASVPLEDTASSLSGGPNQHISRRKRRRNSGKLEPPVTHSTPVGKAGCGDRSCGTGGQRTPQTFHTPRSGSKAVLGGRQQHHPHSQSREQQKKKFQYGNYNKYYGYRNPGANEDPRVRVFRPEWFEGKDVLDLGCNAGHLTLYVAKMLRPARILGLDIDNGLVHAARKNIRHYLSELQTQESRRAVQEKKGVKQEETNGNDGQTGEEEEHSRAASRGANVKAAEGESGPAEAVNDNDCHTNEAQTQGQHATAEGIAQKDCESPPADQPGSCAFPVSLRISRGPIAAPPLTESSTTQPGEFPSNVSFIKANYVLENDHLLQTQRPEYDVILCLSVTKWVHLNWGDSGLKRLFKRAYRHLRPGGMFILEPQPWESYVRRKKLTDNINRNYNSICLKPDQFSSYLTTEVGFTSFEFLGAPKCSIRGFQRPIYLFHK from the exons ATATCGGTAATGGTGGAAGCCACTGCGCCCACCCCCGACTTTGCGGCTGCTTGCCCTGTACCAGGTACCACGGCGTCCCCTAAACAAGCCAGCGCCACTGACACGCTGACCCACACAAATAAAGCTGGGGAGAGGCCGAGAGGGACCGAGAACAACATCAATCGCAGGAACAGCATTCAACATTCAAAACAACCGCAACAAACGAAACTGGCGAAGCGTCGCAACACGGCAAACTCCAGTTTCAAGCACCCGGCGTATGGcaagaggagaagaagggcCAATTCTGAGAGCGATTCTGTCCTGCCCACCAACTTCCTCCTAGGTGGGAACATCTTTGACCCACTGAACCTCAACAGCCTGCTGGATGAGGACGTCAATAGGGCGCTGAATGCCGAAACGCCCAAATCCTCCCCACTGCCGGCGAAGAGTCGAGACCCTGTAGAAATTCTTATCCCCAGAGACATCACGGATCCGCTCAACCTGAACAGCGGCAtagcagacagcagcttcttggCGTTGCCCTACAAGAGCGGCGGCAGGAAGAGACACCGCAACAGACACcatggaggaggcggaggcagtAGTGGGATTTCAACCTCACAGATAAACCTCTCAGAATTAGGAAAAAGCGAGGTCAAAATGGACACCTCCACACTGCCGAGTAGCGTGGTAGAGTCATGTTCTGCACTAGATGTCTCCAAAGAATCAGACAGTTTCTCCAGTGGCACAGGGAATTCCCACGAGCACTCTGCTGACacctcagccagctgcagggAGCCAGTGACTGCATCGGTGCCTCTGGAGGATACTGCATCCTCCTTATCGGGAGGCCCAAACCAGCACATAAGCAGACGCAAGCGCAGGCGCAACTCTGGCAAGCTGGAGCCACCTGTGACACACTCCACCCCTGTTGGCAAGGCAGGGTGTGGGGACAGGAGTTGTGGTACAGGGGGACAGAGAACTCCTCAAACCTTTCACACACCCAGGAGTGGCTCCAAAGCAGTGCTAGGAGGGCGCCAGCAGCACCACCCCCACAGTCAGTCAAGGgagcaacagaagaagaagttcCAGTATGGAAACTACAACAAGTACTATGGTTATCGCAACCCAGGTGCTAATGAAGACCCACGGGTACGTGTGTTTCGTCCAGAATGGTTCGAAGGTAAAGATGTTTTGGATTTAGGATGCAATGCTGGCCACCTAACGCTCTATGTTGCCAAAATGCTGAGACCCGCACGCATATTGGGCCTGGATATTGACAATGGTCTGGTGCACGCGGCCCGTAAGAACATCAGACATTAtctctctgagctgcagaccCAAGAGTCCAGACGTGCAGTCCAGGAGAAAAAGGGCGTCAAACAGGAGGAGACGAATGGAAATGACGGTCAGAcgggcgaggaagaggagcacaGTCGAGCTGCAAGCAGGGGCGCTAATGTTAAAGCGGCTGAAGGAGAAAGCGGCCCTGCGGAGGCTGTAAATGACAATGACTGTCACACAAACGAGGCACAGACCCAGGGGCAGCACGCTACAGCAGAGGGCATAGCGCAGAAAGACTGCGAGTCACCCCCCGCCGATCAGCCCGGGAGCTGTGCTTTCCCTGTGTCTCTACGGATCTCCAGGGGACCCATCGCTGCACCGCCACTGACAGAAAGTTCCACCACGCAGCCGGGGGAGTTCCCCTCCAATGTGTCTTTCATCAAG GCCAATTATGTTTTGGAGAATGACCATCTTCTTCAGACTCAGCGACCTGAGTATGATGTGATCCTGTGCCTGAGCGTTACCAAATGGGTTCACCTGAACTGGGGGGACAGCGGCCTCAAGCGTCTCTTCAAGAGAGCCTACAGACATCTCCGTCCTGGTGGCATGTTCATCCTGGAACCTCAGCCCTGGGAATCCTACGTGAGGAGAAAGAAGTTGACT GATAATATTAACAGAAATTATAACAGCATCTGTCTCAAGCCTGACCAGTTTTCATCATACCTTACAACTGAGGTGGGATTTACAAGTTTTGAGTTTCTTGGAGCCCCCAAATGTTCCATAAGAG GTTTTCAGAGGCCCATCTACTTATTTCACAAATAA